From the genome of Pukyongia salina, one region includes:
- a CDS encoding autotransporter outer membrane beta-barrel domain-containing protein gives MKRILFLMLIFSGFTAMSQTDGLVYQAVILDPEAQQIPGADITGNVLPNTDLLIRFTISSETSNIDYREIQEARTDKYGMIKVIIGQGEAVMGDFNEIDWDGNEKNLSVDINLDGSYTALSNQQLLFIPYSYHRNITATGSMQIDDEVKFKSDLTVDGTTNLNGKLGVHNGSPVSLSGTMEVGLATTLQDSLLVNQTSATNLGGTLRVDKETQLNSTLEVGEDSKLKSTLDVVDATVLNDLKVTGQNPTLFTGTLTVDGTSNFNSAVNINNGNPLNLSGDLTVDGEVLFNDDLTVEGDTNLNSSLSVNNTSPVNLSGTLNTSGQTTLNDILLVNGETNLDNLLNVNNASPTYLSGTLTVGLSTNLNDALNVNFENPTLLTGSLNVNGEIDFGQELTVNGITNLFGDLFVNNASMTALSGNLNVDGATQLLGTMEVADNTVFNNNLTVANQSAMFLSGTLEVDGATSLNNSLDVLNMSETNLNGTLGVDGLTTFMGNTTVANSANTLFTGTLNVDGQAYINNMLFVTNASDTHLTGLINVDGVTKLNNTLNVQNSSDSDLSGILDVTGAATFNNIVGIAGFTNIQNNLTVTGLSDINTLQAGSIAISGDATGFLASFSNTNDIDNGDGIKITLGNNHGRFLNGNLIKIDQTLISNDPGAQNPPPATDPTYVAAFNSIKQKFMNNVPQFTVNDVIAFLPTFRNYSIANINNLVLQEINTQFNLPKTLPSITSPSYLVDQFPAPGTPQIPLPFVAFPGINGICSGQSCFSVCIPLAGCVTVCIPPVNVCVPDIPPLIIPELTVPGLTLQPTIPNFMPSLPFLPEPTIPVVEIPNIPTVNISSTLSSENNYFTFQDVNGTQTGAVRAQSLEDFANNTVLDDIYVFNVASNFIGIDLADGISSGASAMVSLISEFNKLGVEFASGNGDYSEWLERINKDEYLNAGDIVAVKGGKITKDLKDYEQLMIVSHRPIVLGNTPEKGKEHLGNTVAFIGQVPAKVMGPVSKGDYIVAKSKFDGYGIAVHPSEMTTEDFLMVVGRSWDENLHQGPKMVNTVVGLQNGDFSNRVNLFQKQQKQMDNAIETLESRLERISANLKLSEKNNKDYASKD, from the coding sequence ATGAAAAGAATTCTATTCTTAATGTTAATTTTCTCAGGATTTACGGCTATGTCTCAAACAGACGGGCTCGTTTACCAGGCGGTTATTTTAGATCCTGAAGCACAACAGATCCCGGGTGCAGATATCACCGGTAACGTTTTACCCAATACAGATTTGCTAATTCGATTCACCATTAGCAGTGAAACAAGTAATATAGATTACCGGGAAATTCAGGAAGCGAGAACAGACAAATACGGTATGATAAAGGTGATCATCGGTCAAGGGGAGGCGGTAATGGGCGATTTCAACGAGATCGATTGGGATGGCAATGAAAAGAACCTTTCGGTAGATATTAATCTCGATGGGAGCTACACTGCTTTAAGTAATCAACAACTACTGTTTATACCATACTCATATCATCGAAATATTACCGCTACAGGTTCTATGCAGATCGATGATGAAGTAAAATTTAAAAGTGATCTAACCGTAGATGGGACCACAAACTTAAATGGTAAACTGGGGGTGCATAACGGAAGTCCGGTTTCACTTAGCGGAACAATGGAAGTAGGTCTGGCAACCACCCTGCAGGACAGCTTGTTGGTTAACCAGACTTCTGCGACAAATTTGGGTGGAACCTTAAGAGTTGATAAGGAAACTCAGTTAAATTCCACTCTCGAAGTTGGGGAGGACTCAAAACTTAAGAGTACGCTTGATGTAGTGGATGCCACCGTATTGAATGATCTCAAAGTGACCGGCCAGAACCCTACGCTGTTCACAGGTACTTTAACAGTAGATGGAACAAGTAATTTTAATAGTGCGGTTAACATCAACAACGGAAATCCCCTAAATCTTTCGGGCGATCTTACTGTAGACGGCGAAGTACTTTTTAATGATGATCTAACAGTTGAAGGTGACACCAACCTCAATAGTTCGCTTTCGGTAAACAATACCAGTCCGGTTAATTTAAGCGGAACACTTAACACAAGTGGGCAAACCACGTTAAACGATATACTCCTGGTAAACGGAGAGACCAATTTGGATAATTTGCTCAATGTAAACAACGCAAGCCCAACTTACCTATCGGGAACACTAACCGTAGGGCTTTCCACAAATTTGAACGATGCATTGAACGTAAATTTTGAGAATCCCACCTTGCTTACAGGCTCACTGAATGTGAATGGAGAAATAGATTTTGGACAGGAATTAACCGTAAACGGAATCACCAATCTATTTGGCGATCTTTTTGTAAATAATGCAAGTATGACCGCATTATCCGGTAACCTGAATGTAGATGGGGCTACTCAGCTTCTTGGCACTATGGAAGTGGCAGATAACACCGTCTTTAATAATAACTTGACCGTGGCAAACCAATCGGCGATGTTCCTTAGTGGAACCTTAGAAGTTGATGGAGCCACCAGCCTGAATAATTCCCTGGATGTATTGAACATGAGCGAAACCAACCTCAATGGCACCTTGGGAGTAGATGGTTTAACCACCTTTATGGGCAATACAACCGTTGCTAATTCGGCGAACACGCTATTTACGGGAACCTTGAATGTAGACGGGCAGGCCTATATAAACAATATGCTTTTTGTAACTAATGCAAGTGATACTCACCTTACGGGATTGATAAATGTTGATGGCGTTACAAAACTGAACAACACCTTAAATGTTCAAAACAGCAGTGATAGTGATCTATCGGGAATACTGGATGTAACAGGAGCGGCCACATTCAATAATATAGTGGGCATAGCCGGATTTACTAATATTCAGAATAATTTAACCGTAACCGGACTTTCCGATATTAATACATTGCAAGCGGGATCTATCGCGATATCTGGAGATGCTACAGGGTTCCTTGCCAGTTTTAGCAACACCAATGATATAGACAATGGCGATGGTATTAAAATTACCCTTGGGAATAATCACGGGCGTTTTCTCAATGGAAATCTCATAAAGATCGATCAAACCTTGATTAGTAACGATCCAGGGGCACAAAATCCTCCTCCGGCTACAGATCCAACCTATGTAGCTGCCTTTAATTCCATTAAACAGAAGTTCATGAACAATGTCCCTCAGTTTACTGTGAATGATGTTATTGCCTTTTTACCTACGTTCAGAAATTACTCTATAGCCAATATCAATAATCTGGTATTACAGGAGATCAATACGCAGTTCAACCTGCCAAAGACCTTACCTTCAATTACTTCACCAAGTTATCTGGTGGATCAGTTTCCGGCACCAGGTACACCACAGATTCCATTGCCATTTGTTGCCTTTCCTGGTATAAATGGAATTTGTTCCGGGCAGTCTTGTTTTAGTGTATGTATTCCTCTGGCTGGCTGTGTAACGGTGTGTATCCCACCGGTAAATGTTTGTGTGCCGGACATCCCGCCGCTGATCATTCCGGAGTTAACGGTCCCGGGCTTAACATTACAGCCAACGATCCCTAACTTTATGCCGTCTCTACCCTTCCTGCCCGAACCAACAATACCTGTGGTAGAAATTCCTAATATTCCTACGGTGAATATTAGCAGCACGCTTAGTTCCGAAAATAACTATTTCACTTTCCAGGATGTGAACGGAACTCAGACCGGTGCGGTAAGAGCGCAATCTTTGGAAGATTTTGCCAATAACACAGTGTTGGATGATATTTATGTGTTCAATGTTGCCAGTAATTTTATTGGGATAGATCTTGCCGACGGAATTTCCAGCGGAGCCTCGGCCATGGTTTCACTTATAAGCGAGTTTAACAAGTTAGGGGTGGAATTTGCTTCGGGTAACGGGGATTATTCAGAATGGTTGGAGAGAATAAATAAAGACGAATATTTAAATGCCGGAGACATAGTGGCGGTAAAAGGAGGAAAGATCACTAAAGATCTGAAGGATTACGAGCAGTTAATGATCGTGTCTCATCGCCCGATAGTGTTGGGGAACACCCCTGAAAAGGGAAAAGAACACTTGGGGAATACGGTGGCTTTTATTGGCCAGGTTCCGGCAAAGGTAATGGGACCCGTTAGTAAAGGAGACTATATAGTGGCGAAGAGTAAATTTGATGGCTACGGGATCGCAGTGCATCCATCTGAAATGACCACGGAAGATTTTCTGATGGTCGTTGGCCGATCCTGGGATGAAAATCTGCATCAGGGACCAAAGATGGTCAATACAGTGGTGGGACTTCAGAACGGAGATTTCAGTAATAGGGTAAATCTATTTCAGAAGCAACAAAAACAAATGGACAATGCGATCGAAACCCTGGAATCCAGATTGGAACGCATTAGCGCGAATTTAAAACTTTCAGAAAAAAACAATAAGGATTATGCAAGTAAGGATTAG
- a CDS encoding alpha/beta hydrolase, which translates to MKQILTLVVTVLIVFTSFGQSKIIYEEFNSYKLDAPRRLKIQLPRDYETNTDKVYPIVVVLDANYLFEPVAGNVDYFGYWEDMPESIVVGVMQGESRYDDCSYDDTNFMPADQGADFFEFLGLELIPYIDENYRTAKFVIAVGHDFTANFINYYLFKDPPLFNGYINLSPDLAPMMDERLPQRIPSVESKIFYYLATGTDDIKDLMEISENLNKSLKPLESDTFKYYYDNFEGATHYSLVARAIPSAMEKIFSVYRPISKQEFTDVVMKLETPVHTYLMDKYKTIEDLFGLTNPIRINDFIATATAAEKKKQWESLREIASLAQRQYPDTVLGDYYMARFYEETGEPKKAMRTFQGAFDKEEVDFITVDLMLDKADKIKEDFGY; encoded by the coding sequence ATGAAACAGATACTTACGCTGGTTGTTACTGTCCTGATCGTTTTTACTTCCTTCGGACAATCTAAGATCATTTACGAAGAATTCAATTCGTATAAACTGGATGCTCCCCGCCGCCTGAAAATCCAATTGCCGCGCGACTACGAAACCAATACCGATAAGGTGTATCCCATCGTAGTTGTTCTGGATGCAAACTACTTGTTCGAACCGGTTGCCGGGAATGTAGATTATTTTGGATATTGGGAGGATATGCCCGAATCTATCGTTGTTGGGGTGATGCAGGGAGAAAGTCGTTATGACGATTGTAGCTATGACGATACTAACTTCATGCCTGCCGACCAGGGGGCAGATTTTTTCGAGTTTCTTGGCCTGGAACTCATCCCTTATATAGACGAAAATTACCGAACCGCTAAATTTGTGATAGCCGTTGGACATGATTTCACTGCAAACTTCATTAATTACTACCTTTTTAAGGACCCACCCCTGTTTAATGGCTACATTAACCTTAGTCCCGATCTCGCTCCCATGATGGACGAAAGATTACCACAAAGGATCCCCTCTGTGGAATCGAAGATCTTCTATTACCTGGCTACTGGTACAGATGATATCAAGGACCTGATGGAGATCTCTGAAAACCTCAATAAATCCTTGAAACCCCTCGAGTCTGACACCTTCAAGTATTATTATGATAATTTTGAGGGCGCAACCCATTATTCGCTGGTTGCAAGAGCCATACCTTCGGCAATGGAGAAAATATTCTCGGTGTACAGACCAATTAGTAAGCAAGAATTTACAGATGTAGTGATGAAACTGGAAACTCCGGTGCACACCTACCTCATGGACAAGTATAAGACTATCGAAGATCTTTTCGGACTCACAAATCCTATTCGAATTAACGACTTCATTGCTACTGCTACTGCCGCAGAAAAGAAAAAACAATGGGAATCTCTCAGGGAAATCGCCTCCCTAGCACAACGGCAATATCCGGATACCGTGCTGGGAGATTATTACATGGCAAGATTTTATGAAGAGACCGGAGAACCCAAAAAAGCCATGCGTACCTTCCAGGGAGCATTCGACAAGGAAGAAGTGGACTTCATTACGGTAGATCTTATGCTGGATAAGGCAGATAAGATCAAGGAGGATTTCGGATATTAA
- a CDS encoding lysylphosphatidylglycerol synthase transmembrane domain-containing protein, with the protein MNKSLSKFLQIAIPLGLGIFLIWYVYNLFTPEQLKQTYRHFEEANYWIVALSVFLSVLSHLLRAYRWNFMLEPLGYHPRIANNFMAVSVAYLMNIFIPKSGEVSRAVVLSKYEGVPFDKGFGTIITERVIDLLLLLVFTIIALVLQFDALYSYITESIPLKKILIALGSLTVLGTVFLLYLKNSRGAFAMKLKGFVDGLKEGLFSIVKMKKKGLFILYSLIIWGLYIAAFYTATLALEETSGISAGIVIITFVVGSFTFAFTNSGFGTYPAAIMGILLIFGIAKSVGLALGVIVWTSNIISILFFGVLSFILLPLYNRNKI; encoded by the coding sequence TTGAATAAATCCCTTTCAAAATTCCTGCAGATCGCCATCCCTCTTGGGTTGGGTATTTTCCTCATCTGGTACGTATACAATCTGTTTACACCCGAGCAACTTAAACAAACTTACAGGCATTTTGAGGAGGCAAATTACTGGATAGTTGCCCTTTCCGTTTTCCTGAGCGTTTTAAGTCATCTGCTTCGTGCCTACCGTTGGAACTTTATGCTCGAACCTTTGGGATATCATCCCAGGATCGCAAATAATTTTATGGCCGTTTCGGTGGCCTATCTCATGAATATCTTTATTCCTAAAAGTGGTGAGGTTTCCCGGGCAGTCGTACTTAGTAAATATGAAGGTGTCCCATTCGATAAGGGCTTCGGAACCATAATTACCGAACGGGTGATCGACCTGTTACTGCTACTGGTCTTCACTATAATAGCCTTAGTTCTACAATTTGATGCACTTTATTCTTATATCACCGAGAGTATCCCGTTAAAAAAGATTCTTATTGCACTGGGCTCTCTTACCGTCCTTGGAACTGTTTTCCTTCTGTATCTGAAAAATTCCAGGGGTGCCTTTGCAATGAAATTAAAGGGATTTGTTGACGGCCTAAAAGAAGGACTGTTTAGCATAGTGAAAATGAAGAAAAAAGGCTTGTTTATCCTCTACAGTCTAATAATCTGGGGGCTTTACATTGCTGCCTTTTACACGGCTACCCTGGCACTGGAAGAAACCTCGGGCATTTCGGCTGGGATCGTGATAATCACTTTTGTAGTGGGAAGTTTCACATTTGCCTTTACTAATAGCGGTTTTGGCACCTACCCGGCAGCAATCATGGGTATTTTGCTCATCTTTGGCATAGCAAAATCTGTGGGGCTGGCCCTTGGGGTTATCGTATGGACATCGAATATAATTTCTATTTTGTTCTTCGGAGTATTGTCCTTTATACTGTTGCCACTATACAATCGAAACAAGATCTAA
- the panD gene encoding aspartate 1-decarboxylase has protein sequence MQIHVVKSKIHRVKVTGADLNYIGSITIDEDLMDAANIVEGEKIQIVNNNNGERLETYAIPGQRNSGEITLNGAAARKVAPGDVLILITYAIMSVEEAKKFKPALVFPNEENNLLV, from the coding sequence ATGCAAATACATGTAGTAAAATCCAAAATTCACAGAGTTAAAGTCACTGGTGCCGACCTTAATTATATTGGTAGTATTACCATAGATGAAGATCTTATGGATGCTGCGAATATTGTGGAAGGAGAAAAAATTCAGATCGTCAACAACAACAATGGTGAACGACTTGAAACCTATGCTATACCTGGCCAGCGGAACAGCGGCGAAATAACACTCAATGGTGCTGCAGCGCGTAAAGTTGCCCCCGGCGATGTACTTATTCTAATCACCTATGCCATTATGAGTGTTGAGGAGGCCAAAAAGTTCAAACCAGCACTTGTTTTCCCAAACGAGGAGAACAATTTACTCGTATAA
- the panC gene encoding pantoate--beta-alanine ligase produces the protein MVVHTDKDSLSSDLLPRRKQNKKIGFVPTMGALHRGHLSLVEKALKENDSVVVSIYVNPTQFDNKEDLRKYPRLLDNDKELLQQVSGDILLYVPGNEDIYGEKVASKHFKYDGLEHQMEGAQRKGHFDGVGTILSILFEIVMPNKAYFGEKDFQQLQIVRKLVELQQIPVEIVGCPIVREKNGLAMSSRNKRLSEKEFEEAAFIFKTLQKVKRKFSATSIKKINEFVKEQFLQNEYLKLEYFEIANEQTLVPAKHKMKANNYRAFIAVHCGNVRLIDNVPLN, from the coding sequence ATGGTCGTACACACCGACAAAGATTCGCTTTCATCCGACCTACTTCCACGAAGAAAACAGAATAAAAAGATTGGTTTTGTTCCAACCATGGGAGCCTTACATCGCGGTCATCTCTCCCTCGTGGAAAAGGCCCTAAAAGAAAACGACAGCGTGGTGGTAAGTATATATGTAAATCCAACTCAATTTGACAATAAGGAAGATCTTAGAAAATACCCCAGATTACTTGACAACGACAAGGAGTTATTACAACAGGTGTCTGGTGATATTCTTTTATACGTACCTGGCAATGAAGATATCTATGGGGAGAAGGTAGCATCGAAGCACTTTAAATATGACGGGCTGGAACACCAAATGGAAGGGGCACAACGAAAGGGACATTTTGATGGGGTTGGCACCATTCTTAGTATCCTTTTTGAAATTGTTATGCCCAACAAAGCATACTTCGGAGAAAAGGACTTTCAGCAGTTGCAGATCGTTCGCAAGCTGGTAGAATTGCAACAAATACCGGTAGAGATCGTTGGCTGCCCCATCGTACGTGAAAAGAACGGACTCGCCATGAGTTCGCGAAATAAAAGGCTTTCAGAAAAAGAATTTGAAGAGGCAGCCTTTATCTTTAAAACGCTTCAGAAAGTAAAAAGAAAATTTTCTGCCACTTCCATAAAAAAGATCAACGAATTTGTAAAGGAACAGTTTTTGCAGAATGAATATTTGAAATTGGAATATTTCGAGATCGCCAACGAACAAACACTCGTACCCGCGAAACACAAAATGAAAGCCAACAATTACAGGGCATTTATAGCTGTTCATTGTGGAAACGTGCGTTTAATAGACAATGTTCCCCTAAACTGA
- a CDS encoding glycogen/starch synthase, translating to MKDKRVLYVSSEVIPYLPETEISSMSFEAPRIVNNNGGQIRIFMPRYGNINERRHQLHEVIRLSGMNLMINDLDMPLIIKVASIPKERMQVYFIDNDEYFKRKATYTDEDGNFFEDNDERAIFFAKGVIETVKKLNWSPDIIHVHGWLASFLPLYLQKYYENEPLFENSKIVTSVYNQGFDGTLQDNVMDKIRFDGIAEEHIERLKEPNYVNMMKIAVDNSDAIIVGSEEIPEELTAYLNDVKKPVLKYHKIDEIESAYIDFYQSQVLG from the coding sequence ATGAAAGATAAGAGAGTCTTGTATGTGTCTTCTGAAGTTATACCTTATTTACCGGAGACCGAGATTTCTTCCATGTCGTTTGAAGCTCCTCGTATTGTGAATAACAATGGAGGTCAAATTCGAATTTTTATGCCGCGATACGGCAATATCAACGAGCGGCGACACCAATTGCACGAGGTTATTCGTCTGTCTGGGATGAATCTCATGATCAACGATCTGGATATGCCGCTAATTATAAAAGTTGCTTCCATTCCGAAGGAACGCATGCAGGTGTATTTTATCGATAATGACGAATATTTCAAAAGAAAGGCTACCTATACCGATGAGGATGGTAATTTCTTTGAAGACAACGATGAGCGTGCTATATTCTTTGCTAAGGGAGTGATAGAAACAGTAAAGAAACTCAACTGGTCACCGGATATCATACATGTACACGGATGGCTGGCTTCTTTCCTGCCATTATATCTTCAGAAATATTATGAGAACGAACCTTTATTCGAAAATAGTAAAATAGTTACCTCGGTATACAATCAGGGCTTCGATGGAACGTTACAGGATAACGTTATGGATAAGATCAGGTTCGACGGAATTGCCGAGGAGCATATTGAACGTTTAAAGGAACCAAATTACGTGAACATGATGAAGATTGCTGTAGATAATTCGGATGCGATCATAGTTGGTTCCGAAGAAATTCCCGAAGAGCTTACCGCTTATCTTAACGATGTCAAAAAACCTGTGTTAAAGTATCATAAAATTGACGAGATAGAATCGGCATATATAGATTTTTACCAGTCTCAGGTATTGGGATAA
- a CDS encoding DUF4270 domain-containing protein, whose product MKIKYTLPKALAIFAIIIAFASCEEDFNTIGVDIIGNETFKSKFTDSLSVLAYSRKLLPVQTNGLPVFQLGVYNDPVYGKRTVNFLSQVTMDVNEPDFEINPRADSVVLFLPFFSTQITDDNDVITYELDSVYGNSPIDIKIYESNFFLRDFDPNTGFQEAQKYYANQQQLFESFKGELIHTIEDFVPSDEPFKVNDTISFIPGLRAKLPTDFFQEKILNMSGSIELLNNSNFRDYFRGLYFQVESDTDDGNLFMINLEEASLTVYYEFQTEGGNVIGTGQTGADPVERFNGEFAMSFDAISVNTYQNTLPADLAEELSNPNLDEGAETLYVRGGDGIISVIELFGPDLDDNGVADELEDLRNEGWIINEANLIFYVDQDKVTGGELEPERLIIYDLKNSSVLADFTLDITSNLDPVDALNVHLGRLERGSDDNGKYYKLRITNHLSNLINKDSTNVPLGVIVTQNVLETGFQDLENIQAPGIEEVPAASVVSHEGTVLHGNRSNDLSKRLKLQIYYTEPE is encoded by the coding sequence ATGAAGATCAAATACACATTGCCAAAAGCATTGGCAATTTTCGCAATAATAATCGCCTTTGCCTCTTGCGAAGAAGACTTTAACACGATTGGGGTCGATATTATTGGCAACGAAACCTTTAAATCTAAATTTACCGATAGCCTATCCGTGCTGGCCTACAGCCGAAAGTTACTTCCTGTACAAACCAACGGGCTGCCGGTGTTTCAATTAGGCGTTTATAACGATCCGGTTTACGGTAAAAGAACGGTGAACTTCCTCAGCCAGGTTACCATGGATGTGAATGAGCCCGATTTCGAGATAAACCCTAGGGCAGATAGCGTGGTACTTTTCCTGCCATTTTTCAGCACCCAGATCACAGACGATAATGATGTAATCACTTACGAACTCGATTCGGTTTACGGAAATTCTCCTATCGATATCAAGATATACGAGTCTAACTTTTTTCTACGGGACTTCGACCCAAATACCGGATTTCAGGAAGCTCAGAAATATTATGCCAATCAGCAGCAATTGTTCGAATCTTTTAAAGGAGAACTTATTCATACCATTGAAGATTTTGTACCCAGCGACGAGCCTTTTAAAGTAAACGATACGATCTCATTCATACCCGGGTTGCGAGCAAAGCTTCCCACCGACTTTTTCCAGGAAAAGATCCTTAATATGAGCGGTTCTATCGAGTTGCTGAACAATAGTAATTTCAGGGATTATTTCCGTGGTTTGTATTTTCAGGTGGAATCTGATACGGATGATGGGAATTTATTTATGATCAACCTGGAGGAGGCCAGTCTTACAGTTTATTATGAATTTCAAACCGAAGGTGGAAATGTAATTGGGACCGGGCAAACCGGGGCAGATCCCGTTGAGCGATTCAACGGGGAATTTGCGATGTCCTTCGACGCCATTAGCGTGAATACATACCAAAATACCTTGCCTGCGGATCTTGCTGAAGAACTTTCGAACCCTAATCTGGATGAAGGAGCCGAAACCCTCTATGTAAGAGGGGGTGATGGTATTATATCGGTGATCGAACTGTTTGGACCCGATCTGGATGATAACGGGGTGGCAGACGAACTTGAAGATCTAAGAAACGAAGGATGGATCATTAATGAGGCAAATCTTATATTTTATGTAGATCAGGATAAAGTGACCGGGGGAGAGCTGGAACCGGAGCGACTTATCATTTACGATTTAAAGAATAGCTCCGTACTTGCAGACTTTACCTTGGATATAACCTCCAATCTCGACCCTGTTGATGCACTAAATGTACATCTTGGTCGCCTGGAACGTGGAAGTGACGACAATGGTAAATATTATAAACTTCGAATCACTAATCACTTGAGTAACCTTATCAACAAGGATTCTACAAACGTACCTTTGGGAGTTATCGTTACACAGAATGTATTGGAAACCGGTTTCCAGGATCTTGAAAATATTCAGGCGCCCGGTATCGAAGAAGTACCTGCCGCAAGTGTGGTATCACATGAGGGCACCGTTTTGCACGGTAACAGATCTAATGATCTTTCGAAAAGATTAAAGCTCCAAATTTATTATACCGAACCTGAATAA